A window from Gallus gallus isolate bGalGal1 chromosome 7, bGalGal1.mat.broiler.GRCg7b, whole genome shotgun sequence encodes these proteins:
- the C7H2ORF66 gene encoding chromosome 7 open reading frame, human C2orf66 precursor, which yields MWKVVLLGLYTMLAVRGLAKGAPFEPEEKWKPLDNPRNRDLFFRTLQAYFSGRGLDLRNFPATFTVNNEGPRPVTLYSDPIASAFADYEERKNSFPNDFRG from the exons ATGTGGAAAGTGGTGCTCCTGGGACTATATACAATGTTGGCTGTCAGAGGATTGGCAAAGGGTGCTCCTTTCGaaccagaagaaaaatggaaacctCTAGATAATCCTAGAAACAGAGACTTG TTTTTCAGAACGCTCCAGGCGTACTTTTCGGGCCGGGGTCTCGATCTCAGAAATTTCCCAGCTACTTTCACTGTGAACAATGAAGGACCAAGGCCGGTCACGTTGTACTCAGATCCCATTGCTTCTGCGTTTGCAGAttatgaggaaaggaaaaattcttTTCCAAATGACTTCAGAGGCTAA